One genomic segment of Ancylobacter sp. IITR112 includes these proteins:
- a CDS encoding DMT family transporter: protein MSERAGTVPAAATGKPLWLMAAPFIFLLLWSGGFAVGKIGILSTGPFTLLAMRYGLVLVVLLPLLAWFRPALPRTRREWLNLFIVGFLIQVLYFDLSYFAFRYGISAGALALIVSMQPIVVGLAAPVFAGERVGLLRWGGLLLGLAGAGLVIVSRAAIEVTSPGVILLAVGALLAMSTASLYEKRHGIAQHPLVTNCVQYAVGFAFTLPLALLLDDGHVDWSVPFVGALAYLVIGNSLIAISLYLAMIRAGEVAKVSALFFLVPPCSALIAFLLLGEEMPPLAWAGMALAASGVALASAQPLTWRARLAALRRR from the coding sequence TTGAGCGAGCGTGCAGGCACGGTGCCGGCGGCGGCAACAGGCAAGCCCCTGTGGCTGATGGCGGCGCCGTTCATTTTCCTGCTGCTGTGGTCGGGCGGCTTCGCCGTCGGCAAGATCGGCATCCTGTCCACCGGCCCCTTCACTTTGCTGGCGATGCGTTATGGGCTGGTGCTGGTGGTGCTGCTGCCGCTGTTGGCCTGGTTCCGCCCGGCGCTGCCCCGCACGCGGCGGGAATGGCTGAATCTGTTCATCGTCGGCTTCCTGATCCAGGTGCTGTATTTCGACCTGAGCTATTTCGCCTTCCGCTATGGCATCTCGGCCGGGGCGCTGGCGCTGATCGTCTCCATGCAGCCGATCGTGGTCGGCCTCGCCGCGCCGGTCTTCGCCGGCGAGCGGGTCGGCCTGCTGCGCTGGGGCGGGCTGCTGCTCGGCCTCGCCGGGGCCGGGCTGGTGATCGTCTCGCGCGCCGCCATTGAGGTCACCTCGCCCGGCGTCATCCTGCTGGCGGTCGGGGCGCTGCTCGCCATGTCGACGGCCTCGCTCTATGAGAAGCGCCACGGCATCGCTCAGCACCCGCTGGTCACCAATTGCGTGCAATATGCCGTCGGCTTCGCCTTCACGCTGCCGCTGGCGCTCCTGCTCGATGACGGCCATGTCGACTGGTCGGTGCCCTTCGTTGGCGCGCTGGCCTATCTCGTGATCGGCAATTCGCTGATCGCCATATCGCTCTATCTCGCCATGATCCGCGCCGGCGAGGTGGCGAAGGTGTCGGCGCTGTTCTTCCTCGTGCCGCCCTGCTCGGCGCTGATCGCGTTCCTTCTGCTCGGCGAAGAGATGCCGCCGCTCGCCTGGGCCGGCATGGCGCTGGCTGCCTCCGGCGTCGCGCTGGCCTCGGCGCAGCCCCTGACATGGCGGGCCCGCCTCGCCGCGCTTCGCCGCCGCTGA
- a CDS encoding DUF924 family protein, which translates to MTLPNTDIPTADAILAFWREAGPERWFAKDDAFDAAIRTQFLGAHDAAARGELDGWQATPEGCYALILLLDQFPRNLFRGSPRAFATDAQARAIADAAIARGFDRAFALPERRFFYVPFMHSEELADQQRCVALCEAAGDEEGVHHAVIHHDIIRDFGRFPHRNPVLGRAMTEEEHAFLTSGGFAG; encoded by the coding sequence ATGACCCTGCCGAACACCGACATTCCGACGGCCGACGCCATCCTCGCCTTCTGGCGCGAAGCCGGGCCGGAGCGCTGGTTCGCCAAGGACGACGCCTTCGACGCGGCCATCCGCACGCAATTCCTTGGCGCCCATGACGCCGCGGCGCGCGGCGAGCTTGACGGCTGGCAGGCGACGCCGGAGGGCTGCTACGCGCTGATCCTGCTGCTCGACCAGTTTCCCCGCAACCTGTTCCGCGGCTCGCCGCGCGCCTTCGCCACCGACGCACAGGCGCGCGCGATCGCCGATGCCGCCATCGCCCGCGGCTTCGATCGCGCCTTCGCGCTACCGGAGCGCCGCTTCTTCTATGTGCCGTTCATGCATTCGGAGGAGCTGGCGGATCAGCAGCGCTGCGTGGCGCTGTGCGAGGCCGCCGGTGATGAGGAGGGCGTGCACCACGCCGTCATCCATCACGACATCATCCGCGATTTCGGCCGCTTCCCGCACCGCAATCCGGTGCTCGGCCGCGCCATGACAGAGGAAGAGCACGCCTTCCTCACCTCAGGCGGCTTCGCCGGCTGA
- a CDS encoding TetR/AcrR family transcriptional regulator C-terminal domain-containing protein, translating to MASPHETQDDALTERQQAVLDAVLALMVEQGGELTMNAVARRASCSKESLYKWFGDREGLLTATVRWQASKVRAGNYDRTKLDALALRDSLIRFAANWLGVISSPTSIALNRVAIAQAAGGPRRQAEGASLGAIMLANGRFAIGARLKPVLDAGREAGLIAFDDTETAFRSFIGLVGRDVQIRLLLGDTLNLPPAEIERDAARATDQFLTLYGTGLPLPNQTNA from the coding sequence ATGGCTTCGCCCCACGAGACGCAGGACGACGCGCTGACGGAGCGCCAGCAGGCGGTGCTCGACGCCGTGCTGGCGCTGATGGTGGAGCAGGGCGGCGAACTGACCATGAATGCGGTGGCGCGCCGTGCCTCCTGCTCGAAGGAAAGCCTGTACAAATGGTTCGGCGACCGTGAGGGGCTGCTCACTGCCACGGTGCGCTGGCAGGCGTCCAAGGTCCGCGCCGGCAATTATGACCGCACGAAGCTTGACGCGCTGGCGCTGCGCGACAGCCTCATCCGCTTCGCCGCCAACTGGCTCGGAGTGATTTCCAGCCCGACCTCGATCGCGCTCAACCGCGTCGCCATCGCCCAGGCGGCGGGCGGCCCGCGCCGGCAGGCGGAGGGCGCCAGCCTCGGCGCCATCATGCTTGCCAATGGCCGCTTTGCCATTGGCGCCCGGCTGAAGCCGGTGCTCGATGCCGGCCGCGAGGCGGGGCTGATCGCCTTTGACGACACCGAGACCGCCTTCCGCAGCTTCATCGGGCTGGTGGGGCGCGACGTGCAGATCCGCCTGCTGCTCGGCGACACGCTGAACCTCCCACCGGCGGAGATCGAGCGCGACGCCGCCCGCGCCACCGACCAGTTTCTCACCCTCTACGGCACCGGTCTCCCGCTGCCGAACCAGACCAACGCATGA
- the ilvN gene encoding acetolactate synthase small subunit: MPAVQEPAERHTLSMLVDNEPGVLARIVGLFSGRGYNIDSLTVSEVSHASHLSRITVVTTGAPPIIEQIKSQLDRLVPVHRVVDLTVVGKSVERELALIKVRGKGEVRQEALLIADSFRARTVDTTLESFVFEITGKPEKIDQFVSLLEPLGLVEVSRTGVAAIGRGAEGM, translated from the coding sequence ATGCCTGCCGTTCAAGAACCCGCCGAGCGCCATACCCTGTCCATGCTGGTCGATAACGAGCCGGGCGTTCTCGCCCGCATTGTCGGCCTGTTTTCCGGGCGCGGCTACAATATCGACAGCCTCACCGTTTCCGAGGTCAGCCACGCCTCGCATCTCTCGCGCATCACCGTGGTGACCACGGGTGCGCCGCCGATCATCGAGCAGATCAAGAGCCAGCTCGACCGGCTGGTGCCGGTGCATCGTGTGGTCGACCTGACCGTGGTCGGCAAGTCGGTGGAGCGCGAACTGGCGCTGATCAAGGTGCGCGGCAAGGGCGAGGTGCGCCAGGAAGCGCTGCTGATCGCCGACTCATTCCGCGCCCGCACCGTCGACACGACGCTGGAGAGCTTCGTGTTCGAAATCACCGGCAAGCCGGAGAAGATCGACCAGTTCGTCTCGCTGCTGGAGCCGCTGGGTCTGGTCGAGGTCTCGCGCACCGGCGTCGCCGCCATTGGCCGCGGCGCCGAGGGCATGTGA